A stretch of Pseudomonas sp. CCC3.1 DNA encodes these proteins:
- a CDS encoding heavy metal sensor histidine kinase — protein MFKRPNGLNSIALRLSAMFTLVALLVFVLIGGALYQQVDKGIGLLPEAELDARFSVLESSINRFGNPDHWAKITAKLTLLSEEDKRIRFWAVSGDPHYEYGTPDAQIRAFAQRPTGVRDLYLPGESAPYKVLINQIPAKEQRPALRFLIAINTETFRQTQHHLLVALISLAIIGVLLASVLGYWVAHIGLKPLIKLSHEAQKLAPPRLSGRLKLSPLAPELEQLVSAFNSTLDRVEQAYTRLESFNADVAHELRSPLTNLIGQTQVALTRGRSAEHYFEVLQSNLEELERLRSIINDMLFLASADQGSKASKLTRASLADEVATTLDYLEFILEDAQVAVQVSGDAEVNIETAHLRRALINLLSNAVQHTEAGQQIEVLIEHTGKRASISISNPGQPISAEHLPRLFERFYRVDAARHNSGANHGLGLAIVKAIAQMHGGDVFVRSADGRNTFGLYLPV, from the coding sequence GTGTTTAAGCGGCCCAACGGCTTGAACTCCATCGCCCTGCGTCTGAGTGCGATGTTCACGCTGGTGGCCTTGCTGGTGTTTGTATTGATCGGCGGGGCGCTGTATCAGCAGGTCGACAAGGGCATCGGCCTGTTGCCCGAGGCCGAACTGGATGCGCGATTCAGCGTGCTGGAGTCGTCGATCAACCGCTTTGGCAACCCGGATCACTGGGCCAAGATCACGGCAAAGCTCACCTTGCTCAGCGAGGAAGACAAGCGCATCCGATTTTGGGCCGTGAGCGGTGATCCACACTACGAGTACGGCACGCCCGACGCGCAAATACGCGCGTTTGCCCAACGTCCGACAGGCGTTCGTGACCTGTATTTGCCCGGTGAGTCGGCCCCCTACAAGGTGCTGATCAATCAAATCCCGGCCAAGGAACAACGCCCGGCGCTGCGTTTTTTAATCGCCATCAACACCGAAACCTTTCGCCAGACTCAACACCATTTGCTGGTTGCCCTGATCAGCCTGGCGATCATTGGCGTGCTGCTGGCCTCCGTATTGGGTTATTGGGTGGCGCATATCGGCCTCAAGCCGTTGATCAAACTGTCGCATGAAGCACAAAAACTGGCGCCGCCGCGCTTGTCCGGGCGGCTCAAGTTGTCGCCGCTGGCGCCTGAACTTGAGCAACTGGTCAGCGCCTTCAATTCAACGCTGGACCGCGTTGAGCAGGCCTATACACGCCTTGAATCGTTCAATGCCGACGTGGCCCACGAACTGCGTTCACCGCTGACCAACCTGATCGGCCAGACCCAGGTGGCGCTGACCCGCGGGCGTTCGGCCGAGCATTATTTTGAAGTGCTGCAATCCAACCTCGAAGAGCTGGAGCGGCTGCGCAGCATCATCAACGACATGCTGTTTCTGGCCAGCGCCGATCAGGGCAGCAAGGCCAGCAAACTCACCCGCGCCTCACTGGCGGACGAAGTGGCAACCACGCTGGACTACCTGGAGTTCATTCTTGAAGACGCGCAGGTCGCGGTGCAGGTGAGCGGCGATGCCGAGGTCAACATCGAAACGGCCCATTTGCGCCGGGCGTTGATCAACTTGCTGAGCAATGCCGTGCAGCACACCGAGGCCGGGCAGCAGATTGAGGTGTTGATCGAGCACACCGGGAAACGGGCCAGCATCAGCATCAGCAACCCCGGGCAGCCGATCAGTGCAGAACATTTGCCGCGCTTGTTTGAGCGCTTCTACCGGGTAGATGCCGCCCGGCACAACAGCGGCGCCAATCACGGCCTAGGGCTGGCCATTGTCAAAGCCATTGCGCAGATGCATGGCGGGGATGTGTTTGTGCGCAGTGCTGACGGGCGCAATACGTTTGGGTTGTATTTGCCAGTCTGA
- a CDS encoding heavy metal response regulator transcription factor — protein MRVLIIEDEEKTADYLHRGLTEQGYTVDVAREGVEGLHLALESDYAVIVLDVMLPGLDGFGVLRALRARKQTPVIMLTARERVEDRIRGLREGADDYLGKPFSFLELVARLQALTRRSGGHEPVQVTVDDLWIDLISRKASRAGSRLDLTAKEFALLSVLARRQGEILSKTSIAEMVWDINFDSDANVVEVAIKRLRAKLDGPFEHKLLHTIRGMGYVLERRSV, from the coding sequence ATGCGCGTTCTAATTATTGAAGATGAAGAAAAAACCGCCGACTACCTGCACCGCGGGCTGACGGAGCAAGGGTATACGGTGGATGTGGCCCGCGAAGGCGTCGAAGGTTTGCACCTGGCGCTCGAAAGCGATTACGCCGTCATTGTGCTCGACGTGATGCTGCCCGGCCTGGATGGCTTTGGTGTGCTGCGGGCCTTGCGCGCACGCAAGCAAACGCCGGTGATCATGCTGACCGCCCGCGAGCGGGTTGAAGACCGGATTCGAGGCTTGCGCGAAGGCGCCGACGATTATCTGGGCAAACCGTTTTCGTTTCTGGAACTGGTCGCCCGCCTGCAAGCCTTGACCCGTCGCAGTGGCGGTCATGAGCCGGTGCAAGTGACCGTCGATGACCTGTGGATAGATTTAATCAGCCGCAAAGCCAGTCGTGCCGGAAGTCGCCTGGACCTGACTGCCAAAGAGTTCGCATTGCTCAGCGTGCTGGCGCGGCGTCAGGGCGAGATTCTCTCGAAGACCTCGATTGCCGAGATGGTTTGGGACATCAATTTCGACAGCGACGCCAACGTGGTCGAAGTCGCCATCAAGCGCCTGCGCGCCAAGCTCGACGGGCCTTTCGAGCACAAGTTGCTGCACACCATTCGTGGCATGGGGTACGTGCTGGAACGGCGCAGTGTTTAA